In Halococcus agarilyticus, one genomic interval encodes:
- a CDS encoding NUDIX hydrolase translates to MTTENDARAAVGAERERLRERFGAFAVTETRVENDPAFYEYGLDLVRESGMLADAGALVRDSRDRVLLVRHPDTPETWGTPGGGYETADDSLAATAVREVREETGVRCEVTDVLAIRVKTIEHSEEPRSYPMLTAEFAAHSAEGSGVRSRQPASATDDDEVLEARWFVEPPAALHDRTRDLLGE, encoded by the coding sequence ATGACGACGGAGAACGACGCCCGTGCGGCGGTCGGGGCCGAACGCGAGCGCCTGCGCGAACGGTTCGGCGCGTTCGCGGTCACGGAGACGCGCGTCGAGAACGACCCCGCGTTCTACGAGTACGGCCTCGATCTCGTCCGTGAGAGCGGCATGCTCGCCGACGCTGGCGCGCTGGTCCGCGATTCGCGGGACCGGGTTCTGCTCGTTCGCCATCCCGACACACCCGAAACGTGGGGAACGCCAGGCGGCGGCTACGAGACGGCCGACGACTCGCTCGCCGCGACGGCGGTCCGCGAGGTTCGCGAGGAGACCGGCGTTCGCTGCGAGGTGACTGACGTGCTCGCCATCCGCGTCAAAACCATCGAGCACAGCGAGGAGCCGCGGTCGTACCCGATGCTGACGGCCGAGTTCGCGGCCCACAGCGCCGAAGGCTCCGGAGTGCGCTCCAGGCAGCCGGCATCGGCGACCGACGACGACGAGGTGCTGGAGGCGCGGTGGTTCGTCGAACCGCCCGCGGCGCTCCACGACCGCACGCGGGACCTGCTCGGGGAGTAG
- a CDS encoding alpha/beta fold hydrolase, with translation MVDAAGTIAELFGSDEATPAGATMLDVARDIRANPRTIDCRDGRQLGYADCGDPDGDPLLVFHGFPNSRPFGALFDAAGRERGLRIIAPERPGFGVSDPAPDRAVADWADDVADLADALGLDSFPVLGISGGGPYAAACAARLPERIERAGIACGLAPLDSVAWRDRLPFLIARHAKPLAKLSLWSDGRTARRNPEAYLESTVESTAAADADLWRGEVGQVLLESDYEAVSRHGYGPLADELAVFAGDWGFDLGSIDVPVFLWYGRADRIVPLSMGLYYAERIPTAEAHVYPDQGHLSIVDDNETGILDALVDGQR, from the coding sequence ATGGTCGACGCTGCGGGCACGATCGCGGAACTGTTCGGGAGCGACGAGGCGACGCCGGCGGGAGCGACGATGCTCGACGTGGCTCGCGACATCCGGGCGAACCCCCGGACGATCGACTGCCGCGACGGACGCCAACTCGGATACGCCGACTGCGGCGATCCCGACGGCGACCCCCTACTGGTTTTCCACGGCTTCCCGAACTCGCGGCCCTTCGGCGCACTGTTCGACGCGGCGGGTCGCGAACGCGGCCTCCGGATCATCGCGCCCGAACGCCCCGGGTTCGGCGTCTCCGATCCCGCCCCGGACCGCGCGGTCGCCGACTGGGCCGACGACGTTGCCGACCTCGCCGACGCGCTCGGCCTCGACTCGTTCCCGGTACTCGGGATCTCCGGCGGCGGTCCCTACGCGGCGGCCTGTGCCGCACGACTGCCGGAGCGGATCGAGCGTGCCGGCATCGCCTGCGGTCTCGCCCCGCTCGACTCCGTGGCGTGGCGCGATCGCCTCCCGTTTCTGATCGCCAGGCACGCGAAGCCACTGGCGAAACTCTCGCTCTGGTCCGACGGGCGAACTGCCCGAAGGAACCCCGAGGCGTACCTCGAATCCACGGTCGAATCGACGGCCGCGGCCGACGCCGACCTCTGGCGCGGCGAGGTCGGACAGGTACTGTTGGAGAGCGACTACGAGGCGGTCAGCCGCCACGGCTACGGTCCGCTCGCGGACGAACTCGCCGTGTTCGCCGGCGACTGGGGGTTCGATCTCGGTTCGATCGACGTCCCCGTGTTCCTCTGGTACGGCCGGGCCGACCGGATCGTGCCGCTCTCGATGGGGCTGTACTACGCCGAACGGATCCCGACCGCCGAGGCCCACGTCTACCCCGACCAGGGTCACCTCTCGATCGTTGACGACAACGAGACCGGGATCCTCGACGCACTCGTCGACGGCCAGCGGTAG
- the mce gene encoding methylmalonyl-CoA epimerase encodes MNVDHAGIATDDADALAELYTDLFGFEVAHEETFDGMAVVFLDCDGSYFELLEPLDGEGAIARYLDRSGPGIHHLALETDDIAAALDRAREHGVELIDDEPREGAWGHEVAFLHPGSTGGVLIEFVEH; translated from the coding sequence ATGAACGTCGATCACGCCGGCATCGCCACCGACGACGCCGACGCACTCGCAGAACTGTACACCGACCTGTTCGGGTTCGAGGTGGCGCACGAGGAGACGTTCGACGGGATGGCCGTCGTCTTCCTCGACTGCGACGGGAGCTACTTCGAACTCCTCGAACCGCTCGACGGCGAGGGCGCGATCGCGAGGTATCTCGATCGCAGCGGGCCGGGCATCCACCATCTCGCGCTCGAAACCGACGACATCGCGGCCGCGCTCGATCGGGCGCGCGAGCACGGTGTCGAGTTGATCGACGACGAGCCGCGGGAGGGCGCGTGGGGCCACGAGGTGGCCTTCCTCCATCCGGGATCGACCGGCGGCGTCCTGATCGAGTTCGTCGAACACTGA
- a CDS encoding acyl-CoA mutase large subunit family protein, which yields MFDPDDLADIRSAKEEWEAETLDPVLDRFGERKDTFETDTAGHEVDRLYTPDDVGERDYREDVGFPGEEPYTRGVYPTMYRGRLWTMRQYAGMGTARETNERFQYLIDEGQTGLSMAFDLPTQMGYDSDNEMAAGEVGKSGVAIDSIHDMETVFEGIPLDEVSTSMTINAPASVLLAMYIAVGDRQGVDREELRGTIQNDVLKEYVARNTYIYPPEPSMRIITDIFEFCADEVPSFNTISISGYHIREAGSSAAQEIAFTLGNGIEYVEAATEAGLAVDDFAPQLSFFFASYNNVLEEVAKFRAARRMWAKIMDERFDADDPDSKQLKFHTQTAGSTLTAQQIDNNIVRVAYQGLAAVLGGTQSLHTNGKDEALALPTEESVRTALRTQQILAHESGAADTVDPLAGSYYVEGLTDELEEEAFDILDTVDGKGGMLQAVEDQWVQREVQDVAFERQQEIDEGERVIVGVNEYEVDEEPEVDIEEVTEEDQQRQRDRLEQVRDERDDAAAEDALSALHDAAAGDDNLMPYLVDAVKAEATTGEICDTMRDVFGEHQGGAAL from the coding sequence ATGTTCGATCCCGACGACCTCGCCGACATCCGGTCGGCCAAGGAGGAGTGGGAGGCAGAAACCCTCGATCCCGTCCTCGATCGGTTCGGCGAGCGCAAGGACACCTTCGAGACCGACACCGCGGGCCACGAGGTCGATCGGCTCTACACCCCCGACGACGTTGGCGAGCGCGACTACCGCGAGGACGTTGGCTTCCCTGGCGAGGAGCCCTACACTCGGGGGGTGTATCCCACGATGTATCGTGGCCGGCTCTGGACGATGCGCCAGTACGCCGGGATGGGTACGGCAAGGGAGACCAACGAGCGCTTCCAGTACCTCATCGACGAGGGCCAGACCGGCCTCTCGATGGCCTTTGACTTGCCGACCCAGATGGGGTACGATTCGGACAACGAGATGGCCGCGGGCGAGGTCGGGAAGTCGGGCGTGGCGATCGACTCGATCCACGACATGGAGACCGTCTTCGAGGGCATCCCCCTGGACGAGGTTTCGACCAGCATGACGATCAACGCGCCCGCGAGCGTGCTGCTCGCGATGTACATCGCGGTCGGCGATCGCCAGGGTGTCGACCGCGAGGAACTGCGGGGCACCATCCAGAACGACGTTCTGAAGGAGTACGTCGCGCGCAACACCTACATCTACCCGCCGGAGCCCTCGATGCGGATCATCACCGACATCTTCGAGTTCTGCGCCGACGAGGTCCCGAGTTTCAACACCATCTCGATCTCGGGCTATCACATCCGCGAGGCGGGCTCGTCGGCGGCCCAGGAGATCGCCTTCACCCTCGGGAACGGGATCGAGTACGTCGAGGCCGCCACGGAGGCCGGCCTCGCGGTCGACGATTTCGCCCCGCAACTCTCCTTCTTCTTCGCGTCGTACAACAACGTCCTGGAGGAGGTCGCGAAGTTCCGGGCGGCGAGGCGGATGTGGGCGAAGATCATGGACGAGCGCTTCGACGCCGACGATCCCGACTCGAAGCAGTTGAAGTTCCACACCCAGACCGCGGGCTCGACGCTGACCGCCCAGCAGATCGACAACAACATCGTCCGGGTGGCGTATCAGGGCCTCGCCGCCGTCCTCGGCGGGACCCAGAGCCTCCACACGAACGGGAAAGACGAGGCGCTCGCACTGCCCACAGAAGAGAGCGTCCGCACCGCGCTTCGGACCCAGCAGATCCTCGCCCACGAGTCGGGCGCGGCCGACACGGTCGACCCGCTCGCGGGGAGTTACTACGTCGAGGGCCTCACCGACGAGCTGGAGGAGGAGGCGTTCGACATCCTCGACACCGTCGACGGCAAGGGCGGGATGCTCCAGGCCGTCGAGGACCAGTGGGTCCAGCGTGAGGTGCAAGATGTCGCGTTCGAGCGCCAGCAGGAGATCGACGAGGGCGAGCGGGTGATCGTGGGCGTCAACGAGTACGAGGTCGACGAGGAGCCCGAAGTCGACATCGAGGAAGTCACCGAGGAAGACCAGCAGCGCCAGCGTGATCGGCTTGAGCAGGTGCGCGACGAGCGCGACGACGCGGCCGCCGAGGACGCACTCTCGGCGCTCCACGACGCCGCCGCGGGCGACGACAATCTCATGCCGTACCTCGTCGACGCGGTGAAGGCCGAGGCCACCACCGGGGAAATCTGTGATACCATGCGGGACGTCTTCGGCGAGCACCAGGGCGGGGCCGCGCTATGA